One Thalassotalea atypica DNA window includes the following coding sequences:
- a CDS encoding transglutaminase-like cysteine peptidase: protein MLIIHADIPIDLFPVELLKRVETDYGEDAKERIEDWQALVKDAGGDSEKEQLTRVNRFFNRVRFVDDMRVWQQEDYWATPVEFLGRNAGDCEDFTIAKYFTLRALGVPAEKLRLMYVRALRINQSHMVLAYFESPDAMPLVLDNINKKILPANYRKDLKPIYSFNADGLWAAKAQGRGRKIKEKGSHSSWQDIITRIEHGQ from the coding sequence TTGTTAATCATACATGCCGATATCCCTATCGACTTGTTTCCAGTTGAGTTATTAAAGCGTGTAGAAACCGATTATGGAGAAGATGCCAAAGAACGCATTGAAGATTGGCAAGCACTAGTTAAAGATGCTGGCGGTGATTCTGAAAAAGAGCAATTAACCCGCGTAAATCGTTTTTTTAACAGAGTACGCTTTGTTGATGACATGCGTGTATGGCAACAAGAAGATTATTGGGCGACCCCTGTTGAATTTTTAGGTCGCAATGCTGGTGATTGTGAAGATTTCACTATTGCAAAGTATTTTACATTAAGAGCACTGGGGGTGCCTGCCGAGAAGCTCCGCCTAATGTATGTTCGAGCACTGCGTATTAACCAATCTCATATGGTATTAGCTTATTTTGAAAGTCCTGATGCGATGCCGCTTGTATTGGATAATATCAACAAAAAAATCCTCCCCGCAAATTACCGTAAAGATCTAAAACCAATATACAGTTTTAATGCTGATGGCTTGTGGGCGGCAAAAGCCCAAGGGCGTGGTAGAAAAATTAAAGAAAAGGGAAGCCATAGTTCATGGCAAGATATTATTACTCGAATTGAACATGGCCAATAA
- a CDS encoding glycosyltransferase family 2 protein, producing MKDNSLSVVILTFNEELHIKRCLSSLLNVTNQIFVVDSFSTDKTLEICASLGVQVYQRPWKNYADQFQWGLDNCPIQTTWVMRMDADEYIEPDLIEELPRVLSQEQNVDGFYLRRKYHFLGKWIKKGAVYPLNLLRIWRHGHGNIENRWMDEHIVLKGDGTTQQLLGHVVDDNLNNTRWWIDKHNKYADREMIDILDRKYHLFEKDEQLKAENTHSQAKIKRIVKEHIYNRLPIFIRPVFYFFYRYILRLGFLDGRRGFAFHFFQGLWYRALVDLRVYEAEQKLKHCHSTSEKIATLENLTGLKLK from the coding sequence TTGAAAGATAATTCTTTAAGTGTAGTTATTCTGACGTTTAACGAAGAGTTACATATCAAACGCTGTTTAAGCTCACTTCTTAACGTGACAAATCAAATATTTGTTGTTGACAGTTTCTCTACTGACAAAACGTTAGAAATTTGCGCATCATTAGGTGTGCAAGTATATCAGCGCCCATGGAAAAATTACGCGGACCAGTTTCAGTGGGGACTTGATAATTGCCCCATCCAAACCACTTGGGTCATGCGAATGGATGCAGATGAATATATAGAGCCAGATCTTATCGAAGAACTACCTCGAGTGTTATCTCAAGAACAAAATGTCGATGGTTTCTATCTTCGTCGCAAATATCACTTTTTAGGTAAGTGGATTAAAAAAGGCGCGGTTTATCCCTTAAATTTATTAAGAATTTGGCGGCATGGTCACGGAAATATAGAAAATAGATGGATGGATGAACATATAGTTCTAAAGGGTGATGGAACTACTCAGCAGCTACTAGGCCATGTTGTCGATGATAATTTAAATAATACGCGCTGGTGGATAGACAAGCATAATAAATACGCCGACCGAGAAATGATAGATATTCTGGATAGAAAGTATCATTTATTCGAAAAAGATGAACAATTAAAAGCTGAAAATACTCATTCACAGGCAAAAATAAAGAGAATTGTTAAAGAGCATATTTATAACCGTCTTCCTATTTTTATTAGGCCAGTATTTTACTTCTTCTACCGATACATTTTAAGGCTAGGTTTCCTTGATGGGAGGAGAGGTTTTGCATTTCATTTTTTTCAGGGACTTTGGTATCGAGCCCTTGTAGATCTCCGTGTTTATGAAGCAGAACAAAAATTAAAACATTGCCATTCCACAAGTGAAAAAATTGCCACATTAGAAAATTTAACTGGTCTAAAACTAAAGTGA
- a CDS encoding PEP-CTERM sorting domain-containing protein (PEP-CTERM proteins occur, often in large numbers, in the proteomes of bacteria that also encode an exosortase, a predicted intramembrane cysteine proteinase. The presence of a PEP-CTERM domain at a protein's C-terminus predicts cleavage within the sorting domain, followed by covalent anchoring to some some component of the (usually Gram-negative) cell surface. Many PEP-CTERM proteins exhibit an unusual sequence composition that includes large numbers of potential glycosylation sites. Expression of one such protein has been shown restore the ability of a bacterium to form floc, a type of biofilm.): MIKRLLVLSGFIFSINANANLLVNGNFDEVGNVGEYAGEVIYAAQNPNPTLDKLNADSFFNWGLFSEIPSWQTLPLSDHDGLVEVLHTGANVGVVAHSGDLFLEFDLDDDGFQYNGAIGQTVMGLTVGNSYRLSFYYQPRTDTAGDNDVNIHAFEGDLSGFDATQNIVTSASSDRVAWQNVEGKDANGWKQYSVKFTATSDTMSIAFAGAGNVNGQGGFIDSADLTQIPEPAYIFALGLAIMGMSRLRKQK, translated from the coding sequence ATGATTAAACGACTTTTGGTTTTGTCTGGTTTTATTTTTTCGATAAATGCAAATGCTAACTTATTGGTTAATGGTAATTTTGATGAAGTTGGTAATGTAGGTGAATATGCAGGTGAAGTTATTTACGCTGCTCAAAACCCGAACCCAACACTTGATAAATTGAATGCTGATAGTTTTTTTAATTGGGGACTTTTTTCTGAGATCCCTAGCTGGCAAACACTGCCTCTTTCAGATCATGACGGCTTGGTTGAAGTTTTACATACAGGTGCAAATGTAGGTGTAGTAGCTCATTCTGGTGATTTATTTTTAGAGTTCGATTTAGATGATGATGGGTTTCAATACAATGGTGCTATTGGCCAAACAGTTATGGGTTTAACTGTTGGGAATTCATATAGATTATCATTTTACTATCAACCAAGAACAGATACGGCCGGTGATAATGATGTCAATATTCATGCGTTTGAAGGCGATTTAAGTGGATTTGATGCGACACAAAATATCGTGACTTCTGCGAGTTCAGATAGAGTAGCTTGGCAAAATGTAGAAGGCAAAGATGCAAATGGTTGGAAGCAATACTCAGTAAAATTTACGGCAACTAGCGATACTATGTCAATTGCGTTTGCTGGTGCCGGCAATGTAAATGGTCAAGGCGGTTTCATTGATTCAGCTGATCTTACGCAAATTCCTGAGCCTGCTTATATATTTGCTTTAGGTTTGGCCATTATGGGAATGAGTCGTTTACGCAAACAAAAATAA
- a CDS encoding WcaI family glycosyltransferase has protein sequence MKYLIYSINYAPELTGIGKYNGEFAQYLSSKHIDVNVLTAQPYYPEWSLHDDYENNWATEVVGNISVFRCPLYIPKKLTTFKRIIHLFSFAFSSALRLFSLFRLKPDVIFIVQPTLFCVPAALIYSKLVGAKSVLHIQDYEIDAMFGLKMGTGGFLNRIACKVESWLMKRFTKVSSISNAMLEKAKHKGVESNRLVYFPNWTDINFVSPEKVSTTYKARLGFEPMDKIILYSGNLGLKQGLDIILEAAKEISANSVKFLIVGSGAYELELKQNANKMGLSNVIFLPIQPWEDMPYLLTMADIHLVVQKKGAADSVLPSKLINILSAGGHAIITAEENTELANISKANPGIYHCIDPEEPCLLIQTIEALLNVDTQKCNEIARHYAEVNFGQQHIIDNFIATIQ, from the coding sequence GTGAAATATTTAATTTATAGCATTAATTATGCGCCAGAGCTGACAGGTATAGGTAAATACAACGGCGAATTCGCACAATATTTGAGTAGTAAGCATATCGACGTGAACGTACTAACCGCTCAGCCCTATTACCCGGAATGGTCGCTACATGACGATTATGAAAATAATTGGGCAACAGAGGTTGTTGGCAATATCAGTGTATTTCGATGTCCGCTATATATTCCCAAAAAGTTGACCACATTTAAGCGCATCATTCATTTGTTTAGCTTTGCATTTAGCTCTGCTCTGCGTTTATTCAGTTTATTTCGATTGAAACCCGATGTGATTTTCATTGTCCAGCCAACTTTATTTTGTGTCCCCGCCGCCCTTATATATTCAAAATTAGTGGGGGCTAAGAGTGTATTACACATTCAAGATTATGAAATTGACGCAATGTTCGGTCTTAAAATGGGCACCGGCGGTTTTTTGAATCGAATAGCATGTAAAGTAGAGTCTTGGTTGATGAAACGGTTCACCAAAGTATCATCGATATCGAACGCCATGTTGGAAAAAGCAAAACATAAAGGTGTTGAGTCAAACCGGCTAGTCTACTTTCCTAACTGGACAGACATAAACTTTGTCTCACCTGAAAAAGTGAGCACAACTTATAAAGCTCGACTGGGTTTTGAGCCTATGGATAAGATAATTTTATATTCAGGTAACTTAGGCTTGAAACAAGGATTAGATATCATATTGGAAGCTGCAAAAGAAATTAGTGCTAATAGCGTTAAGTTTCTTATTGTTGGCAGCGGAGCATATGAACTTGAGCTAAAGCAAAATGCCAATAAAATGGGATTAAGCAACGTTATATTTTTACCAATTCAACCTTGGGAAGATATGCCCTATTTGCTTACGATGGCAGATATTCATTTGGTTGTTCAAAAAAAGGGCGCTGCCGACTCAGTATTACCATCAAAGCTAATCAACATTTTATCTGCTGGAGGACACGCAATAATTACAGCAGAAGAAAACACTGAATTAGCAAACATAAGCAAAGCTAACCCAGGAATTTATCACTGCATAGATCCTGAAGAGCCCTGTCTGTTGATACAAACTATAGAGGCACTGCTAAACGTTGATACACAAAAGTGCAATGAAATAGCCCGTCATTATGCGGAAGTTAATTTTGGGCAACAGCATATAATTGACAATTTTATTGCTACAATACAATAA
- a CDS encoding bifunctional diguanylate cyclase/phosphodiesterase, giving the protein MSLSKRLYLGLMLILTLVFIGTVWINVVNTSNFIEKQLKSHAQDTATSLGLSITPFISSSEDLPTVDAMVNAIFDNGYYQHVILTSNSGEVLLEKHNPKKIDGVPLWFVRLFPLSPPKASTEVFDGWVKPKTLAITSHPGFGYLKLWHSATNSFWMIFGLFIVAGTLVYLVLKTITQPIKRAALQADQICQGNFVQVNDIPKPVELNLFVNAMNRMSRILQNMFKELTQQTEKYQQFAFMDELTQFPNRRSFINQFDSILNNQEHESSGYLLIIRLSSLDHINKSSGYLAGDNYVLKAASIINSVVNNIEQSHSHKAYRIAGADFAVTIQEETKQRCEDIVNKLMAKFNESLSLINEDIDKVLQPKSFAHIGITPFAAKESLSDILAFADNALVNARHDSNSWSVTDQIPLPKGNTLWKEQLDKLLAKKEVDFAVQSVMDKDNTPLYKELYARFKHAEDNTPIPMGQLMSVAQRLNMTAKFDELVISKALECLTKAPENIAINLSSGSIRTKSFCVWLIDELNRYPHLTRFITFEISEQSLNLYAENVFNLCQKLKSLGCRITLEHFGLSTASFAQLMRVKPDFVKIDGSYSQQIETSSENQLFVQSLVNIAHSLHISVIGELIETESQKDHLKSLFVDNFQGFGISKPTPWF; this is encoded by the coding sequence ATGAGTTTATCTAAACGACTTTATTTGGGGTTAATGCTAATCCTTACACTCGTCTTCATTGGCACGGTGTGGATCAATGTTGTTAACACCAGCAACTTTATTGAAAAGCAGCTGAAGTCTCATGCTCAGGACACTGCAACCTCTTTAGGCTTGTCGATTACGCCGTTTATTAGTAGTAGTGAAGATTTGCCTACGGTTGATGCAATGGTCAATGCGATTTTTGATAATGGCTATTATCAACATGTCATTTTAACCAGCAATAGTGGAGAAGTACTGCTGGAAAAGCATAACCCTAAAAAAATTGACGGTGTGCCGTTATGGTTTGTGCGCCTGTTTCCACTTAGCCCACCTAAAGCGTCAACCGAAGTGTTCGATGGTTGGGTTAAGCCAAAAACATTAGCGATAACCAGTCATCCTGGCTTTGGTTATTTAAAGCTTTGGCATAGCGCTACTAACAGTTTTTGGATGATATTCGGGCTTTTTATCGTTGCCGGCACGTTAGTTTATTTGGTTCTCAAAACGATTACCCAGCCCATCAAAAGAGCGGCACTTCAAGCGGATCAGATTTGCCAGGGAAATTTTGTACAAGTTAATGATATTCCTAAGCCGGTAGAGCTCAATTTGTTTGTTAATGCGATGAATCGTATGTCGCGTATCTTACAAAACATGTTCAAAGAACTGACTCAGCAAACAGAAAAATATCAGCAGTTTGCGTTTATGGATGAGTTGACTCAATTCCCAAATCGACGTTCTTTTATTAATCAGTTTGACTCAATATTAAATAACCAAGAGCACGAAAGTTCGGGATACTTGCTTATTATCAGGCTTTCTAGTTTAGATCATATCAATAAATCCAGTGGTTATTTGGCAGGGGATAACTATGTCCTCAAAGCGGCCAGTATAATCAATTCTGTAGTCAATAACATTGAGCAAAGCCATTCGCACAAAGCATATAGAATTGCAGGCGCTGATTTTGCCGTGACCATACAAGAAGAAACCAAACAACGATGTGAAGACATTGTTAATAAATTGATGGCAAAATTTAATGAATCACTTTCTTTAATAAATGAAGATATTGATAAGGTTTTACAACCCAAAAGTTTTGCCCATATTGGGATAACACCTTTTGCTGCTAAAGAGTCATTAAGTGATATTTTGGCTTTCGCAGATAATGCGTTAGTCAACGCTCGGCATGATTCAAATAGCTGGAGCGTGACCGATCAAATCCCTTTACCCAAAGGCAATACACTTTGGAAAGAGCAACTTGATAAGTTACTCGCTAAAAAAGAAGTCGACTTTGCTGTTCAATCGGTAATGGATAAAGATAACACTCCTTTATACAAAGAGCTCTATGCCCGCTTTAAACATGCTGAAGACAATACACCAATACCTATGGGGCAATTAATGTCTGTTGCACAACGTCTCAATATGACCGCTAAATTTGATGAGCTAGTCATCAGCAAAGCATTAGAATGCCTAACTAAAGCGCCCGAAAATATTGCTATCAATTTAAGCTCTGGTTCTATACGAACGAAAAGTTTTTGTGTATGGCTTATTGATGAGTTAAATAGGTACCCTCATTTAACCCGATTTATCACTTTCGAAATAAGTGAGCAAAGCCTGAATTTGTACGCTGAAAATGTATTCAATTTATGCCAAAAACTAAAATCATTAGGATGTAGAATTACGTTAGAGCACTTTGGCTTAAGTACGGCTTCATTCGCCCAACTGATGCGAGTCAAACCTGATTTTGTCAAAATTGATGGTAGCTATAGCCAACAAATTGAAACATCATCTGAAAACCAGTTGTTTGTTCAATCGTTAGTTAATATAGCTCACAGCTTACATATTAGCGTTATCGGTGAGTTAATTGAGACAGAGAGTCAAAAAGATCACCTTAAATCGCTTTTTGTTGATAATTTCCAGGGTTTTGGCATTTCCAAACCTACTCCATGGTTTTGA
- the gmd gene encoding GDP-mannose 4,6-dehydratase: protein MTNKVALVTGITGQDGSYLAEFLLAKGYEVHGIKRRASSFNTERIDHIYQDLHSESPNLFLHYGDLTDTSNLTRLLAKIQPDEVYNLGAQSHVAVSFECPEYTADVDGIGTLRLLEAIRFLGLEKKTRFYQASTSELYGDVRESPQTEQTPFYPRSPYGVAKMYAYWMVVNYREAYGLHASNGILFNHESPRRGETFVTRKITRALANISQGLDSCLYLGNMDALRDWGHARDYVKMQWLMLQQDNPDDFVIATGQQYSVRQFVEHAANELGIKLQWQGEGVEEKGIVAEVSGEHATEVQVGDIIVSVDEKYFRPAEVETLLGDPSKAKKLLGWQPETSFEQLVTEMVQHDLNIAKKNALLQSHGYDVAVSNES from the coding sequence ATGACAAATAAAGTAGCCCTAGTGACTGGTATTACTGGTCAAGATGGTTCATACCTTGCTGAGTTTTTATTAGCCAAAGGCTATGAAGTACATGGCATAAAACGACGTGCGTCTTCATTTAATACCGAACGTATAGATCATATCTATCAAGATCTACACAGTGAAAGCCCGAACCTGTTTCTTCATTATGGTGACCTTACAGATACCTCCAATCTAACCCGACTATTGGCAAAAATTCAGCCTGATGAAGTTTATAATTTAGGTGCACAAAGCCATGTTGCTGTGTCGTTTGAATGCCCTGAGTATACTGCCGATGTAGACGGCATAGGCACATTACGCCTATTAGAAGCCATTCGTTTTTTAGGTTTAGAGAAAAAGACTCGTTTTTATCAAGCATCTACCTCAGAGCTATATGGTGATGTCAGGGAAAGCCCACAAACAGAGCAGACTCCTTTTTACCCCCGTTCACCATATGGCGTAGCGAAAATGTATGCCTACTGGATGGTAGTAAATTATCGTGAGGCGTACGGCCTTCATGCTAGTAACGGCATATTGTTTAATCATGAATCTCCTCGTCGAGGTGAAACTTTCGTGACTCGAAAAATTACACGAGCACTGGCAAATATATCACAAGGTCTAGACAGCTGTTTGTATTTAGGCAACATGGATGCGCTGCGAGATTGGGGTCATGCAAGAGATTACGTTAAAATGCAATGGTTGATGCTCCAACAAGACAATCCAGACGACTTTGTCATTGCCACGGGTCAGCAGTACTCGGTAAGACAATTTGTCGAGCATGCGGCTAATGAGCTGGGTATTAAACTACAATGGCAAGGAGAAGGAGTAGAGGAAAAAGGTATTGTTGCTGAAGTAAGTGGTGAGCATGCAACAGAAGTTCAAGTTGGTGATATCATTGTTTCTGTTGACGAAAAATACTTTAGGCCTGCTGAAGTTGAAACGCTATTAGGCGACCCAAGTAAAGCAAAAAAATTACTCGGTTGGCAGCCAGAAACCAGCTTTGAGCAGTTGGTAACAGAAATGGTTCAGCATGACCTAAACATTGCGAAAAAGAATGCTCTATTGCAATCTCATGGCTATGACGTAGCCGTAAGTAACGAGAGTTAA
- a CDS encoding colanic acid biosynthesis acetyltransferase WcaF has translation MNLGVKQKNWSTRIKIARVLWLACQFIYWPIFPKMFSPVRIFVARLFGAEIGKGCLISKGVKIWMPWHLKMGDYASLGVNVEVYNFAKVTIGSHSCVSQYSYLCSASHDYTNSIHPLIYKNIHIEDQCWIAAGAFIGPGVTINSGCVIGARAVVTKNTDAWFVYAGNPAVKIKPRQISDAPV, from the coding sequence GTGAATTTAGGTGTAAAGCAAAAGAACTGGAGCACAAGAATTAAAATAGCTCGTGTACTATGGTTGGCTTGCCAATTCATTTATTGGCCCATTTTTCCGAAAATGTTTAGCCCTGTTCGTATTTTTGTTGCCCGTCTGTTTGGCGCTGAAATAGGTAAAGGTTGCCTCATTAGTAAAGGCGTAAAAATATGGATGCCTTGGCATTTGAAAATGGGCGATTATGCGTCATTAGGTGTTAATGTTGAGGTTTATAATTTTGCAAAAGTTACCATTGGAAGTCATTCATGTGTTTCACAATATAGCTATTTATGCTCCGCTAGCCACGATTATACGAATTCAATTCATCCACTTATTTACAAAAATATTCATATAGAAGATCAGTGTTGGATTGCAGCAGGCGCTTTTATAGGGCCGGGGGTTACGATTAACTCTGGCTGTGTGATTGGTGCTAGAGCTGTAGTTACTAAAAATACTGATGCATGGTTTGTTTATGCAGGGAATCCCGCGGTAAAAATAAAACCAAGACAAATAAGTGATGCCCCCGTTTAA
- a CDS encoding glycosyltransferase → MKHRTINNKSLVVYHYVPHYRKAVFEAMINEGSFYVAAGETTNNDIKVEVFDEKSQFTHSLTNIWLFKGLLWQRKLLSLVLKEQYQNVIFLASPYFISTWVAVLLVKIRGGKVLFWTHGFVRDNSFKERLKLRFLKLADCILLYGDKAKKNLIHNGIEPRKLHAIYNSLDYDAQKVLREQITPSQLSATKSSLFIKPNCIQVLFIGRLTAHKKLHELILMLAKLRDENLSANLLFVGDGAERLNLEQLVHKHALEKHVTFYGACHDENELACLICSSDVCISPGEIGLTAMHSLAYGVPVITHDDERCQMPEFEAVIHGKTGWLFEHGSFCSLVETMRKFISEPIPQVRQNCIEEIESRYTPDKQLYFIKKAIKATYES, encoded by the coding sequence ATGAAACATAGAACAATTAACAACAAAAGCCTCGTTGTATATCACTATGTTCCCCACTATAGAAAGGCAGTCTTTGAGGCGATGATAAACGAAGGTAGCTTTTATGTTGCAGCTGGCGAGACCACGAACAATGACATTAAAGTGGAAGTGTTTGATGAGAAGAGCCAATTCACTCACTCATTAACTAACATTTGGCTGTTTAAAGGGTTGTTGTGGCAACGAAAATTGCTTTCTCTTGTATTAAAGGAGCAATATCAGAATGTTATTTTTCTAGCAAGCCCGTACTTTATATCTACATGGGTGGCCGTATTACTGGTAAAAATTAGAGGCGGTAAGGTTTTATTCTGGACCCATGGTTTTGTAAGAGACAACTCTTTCAAGGAACGGCTAAAGTTACGTTTTTTAAAATTAGCTGACTGCATTTTGCTTTATGGAGATAAGGCGAAGAAAAACCTAATCCACAACGGTATTGAGCCCAGAAAGTTACACGCCATTTATAATTCTCTTGATTACGATGCTCAAAAAGTATTAAGAGAACAAATCACACCTTCTCAACTTTCCGCCACTAAATCTTCGTTATTTATAAAGCCGAACTGTATTCAGGTGCTATTTATTGGCCGACTGACAGCCCATAAGAAGCTTCATGAACTGATTTTAATGCTAGCTAAATTACGTGATGAGAATTTAAGCGCCAATCTACTTTTTGTTGGTGACGGAGCAGAGAGACTTAACTTAGAACAACTAGTACATAAGCATGCTTTGGAAAAACATGTTACGTTCTATGGTGCTTGTCATGATGAAAACGAACTAGCATGTTTGATTTGTAGCAGTGATGTATGTATATCACCAGGTGAGATTGGCTTAACTGCGATGCACAGCTTAGCGTACGGTGTCCCTGTTATAACTCATGATGATGAAAGATGTCAGATGCCAGAGTTTGAAGCAGTAATTCACGGGAAAACAGGTTGGCTATTTGAGCATGGTTCTTTTTGCTCTTTAGTTGAGACAATGCGTAAATTTATAAGCGAGCCGATCCCACAAGTGCGACAAAACTGCATTGAAGAAATAGAGAGCCGGTATACACCCGATAAGCAATTATATTTTATTAAGAAAGCAATAAAGGCGACTTATGAAAGTTAA
- a CDS encoding glycosyltransferase family 4 protein, with amino-acid sequence MASQHMNVTLVEQYSTGHHTEYLLHVISEFKGSNVSIHFVGCPQLCHLLKGKVASASPVTLDSQGHFIQREYNKVKFIKEVFSLAKQQKSDLVHFVYIDRLIRALYCMKHNCNVPVVATLHWAYMLSEFNTSIGRKLSGKVERFLLNRLFKKGLKLITHSPKVAKAFNQLKAYSAYALNYPIAHHYTYTEQGRQKVRQALNINKNDKLLLCFGGTRADKGADVAVEALNQLPDEYHLLIAGQEQDYSYDYLNNIACLGQKEQQLHFVKEFIPDEEVANIFSAADIVLLPYKENFAGQSGPLTIAASIGVPLLSSDVGVLRETIDKYHLGVCVSHFRAHEMMTALNSLDIKLKYRDNTFLTESSVHSFSMKTVKVYNACLVNSEN; translated from the coding sequence ATGGCTTCTCAGCATATGAATGTGACATTAGTAGAGCAATACTCTACAGGCCATCATACTGAATACCTGCTCCACGTTATTAGTGAGTTTAAAGGCAGCAATGTGTCGATTCATTTTGTTGGCTGCCCACAGTTATGTCACTTACTTAAAGGCAAAGTAGCCTCGGCCTCCCCTGTAACACTTGATAGCCAAGGTCACTTTATTCAGCGTGAATATAATAAAGTTAAGTTTATCAAAGAAGTATTCTCATTGGCTAAGCAACAAAAAAGTGATCTTGTACATTTTGTCTATATCGACCGTTTAATACGCGCATTATATTGCATGAAACACAACTGTAATGTTCCGGTTGTTGCCACGCTTCATTGGGCATACATGTTATCTGAATTCAACACTTCGATTGGTCGAAAATTATCGGGGAAAGTCGAACGCTTTTTGCTTAACCGGCTGTTTAAAAAAGGGCTAAAACTTATTACGCATTCACCCAAAGTGGCTAAAGCGTTTAATCAGTTAAAGGCATATAGTGCTTATGCGCTAAATTACCCCATTGCACATCATTACACATACACAGAGCAAGGTCGGCAGAAAGTGCGACAAGCACTTAATATTAATAAAAACGATAAGTTGTTGTTGTGTTTTGGTGGTACGCGTGCAGATAAAGGGGCTGATGTTGCTGTTGAAGCGTTAAATCAATTGCCCGATGAATACCATTTATTAATCGCAGGCCAAGAGCAAGACTATAGTTATGATTATTTAAATAATATTGCTTGCCTCGGCCAAAAAGAACAACAGCTTCATTTTGTAAAAGAATTTATTCCCGATGAAGAAGTGGCAAATATATTTTCAGCGGCAGATATTGTATTGCTACCTTACAAAGAAAATTTTGCCGGACAAAGTGGCCCTTTAACCATTGCCGCTTCTATAGGGGTGCCTTTACTGTCGAGTGACGTAGGTGTTTTAAGAGAAACAATTGACAAGTATCACTTAGGGGTTTGTGTGAGTCATTTTCGTGCTCATGAAATGATGACTGCATTGAATTCTTTAGATATTAAGCTCAAATATAGGGACAATACCTTTTTGACTGAAAGCAGTGTTCACTCTTTTAGCATGAAAACAGTAAAAGTTTACAACGCTTGCTTAGTTAATAGTGAAAATTGA